The following proteins are co-located in the Streptomyces bottropensis ATCC 25435 genome:
- a CDS encoding class I tRNA ligase family protein: MSKRVAVISPAPTANGDLHLGHLAGPFLAADVFTRYQRAVGRETVFGTGAQDTSTFVVTTARRLGTTPEALVADSTAKIEATLAAMGIAVDGFTRDEERFTKQVLRFVSRLHDEGKLVLRPTLFPYAPSTGQYLVDGFVKGGCPNCLAEGCAGLCESCGHPLAAGDLIDARSTENPEEVLEWHEIPVLVLPLEEYRGRLREYFATTGAALRPHMAQAVEEMLSRPLPDFPLTYPISWGIPAPFPEVAGQCVNPNAETMAWSIYTTGLSAETRGEVLAEDDQLWWPESDTEVVYFLGFDNTFPFAIAGAAMLLALHDRYALPAGFVTNEFYELEHQKFSTSRGHLVWGQELADRLPRDIGRYHLAATSPENQRTNFGWSALAAVTGARLVEPWNRVAAKAERWTGQTLPVSAASREAAARITERFAATYELGTFSLGRAAETLAEQLGRLDRWEVTDAQAGDFFHQVRTVLRGAAPILIDLAERAGVDTRLTRDDPTTEITVGRLPRLDGEAM; the protein is encoded by the coding sequence ATGAGCAAGCGCGTGGCGGTGATCTCGCCCGCCCCGACCGCCAACGGCGACCTGCACCTCGGTCATCTGGCCGGTCCGTTCCTGGCCGCCGACGTCTTCACCCGCTACCAGCGTGCCGTGGGCCGGGAGACCGTCTTCGGCACCGGCGCCCAGGACACCTCCACCTTCGTGGTCACCACCGCCCGTCGGCTGGGCACCACCCCCGAGGCCCTGGTCGCCGACTCCACCGCCAAGATCGAGGCCACCCTCGCCGCGATGGGTATCGCGGTGGACGGCTTCACCCGGGACGAGGAGCGCTTCACCAAGCAGGTGCTGCGGTTCGTCAGCCGGCTCCACGACGAGGGAAAGCTGGTCCTGCGGCCCACCCTGTTCCCCTACGCGCCGAGCACCGGACAGTACCTGGTCGACGGCTTCGTCAAGGGCGGCTGCCCGAACTGCCTGGCCGAGGGCTGCGCCGGCCTCTGCGAGAGCTGCGGCCATCCGCTGGCCGCCGGCGACCTGATCGACGCCCGCTCCACCGAGAACCCCGAGGAGGTCCTGGAATGGCATGAGATCCCGGTGCTGGTGCTGCCGCTGGAGGAGTACCGGGGCCGGCTGCGGGAGTACTTCGCCACCACCGGCGCCGCGCTGCGGCCGCACATGGCCCAGGCCGTCGAGGAGATGCTGTCCCGTCCGCTGCCGGACTTCCCCCTCACCTACCCGATCTCCTGGGGCATCCCCGCCCCCTTCCCCGAGGTCGCCGGACAGTGCGTCAACCCCAACGCCGAGACGATGGCCTGGTCCATCTACACCACCGGCCTGTCCGCCGAGACACGCGGCGAGGTGCTGGCCGAGGACGACCAGCTGTGGTGGCCGGAGTCCGACACCGAGGTCGTCTACTTCCTCGGCTTCGACAACACCTTCCCGTTCGCCATCGCGGGGGCGGCCATGCTGCTCGCCCTGCACGACCGGTACGCCCTGCCCGCCGGCTTCGTCACCAACGAGTTCTACGAACTGGAGCACCAGAAGTTCTCCACCAGCCGGGGCCATCTGGTCTGGGGCCAGGAGCTCGCGGACAGACTGCCGCGGGACATCGGCCGCTACCACCTGGCCGCCACCAGCCCCGAGAACCAGCGCACCAACTTCGGCTGGTCGGCCCTGGCCGCCGTCACCGGAGCCCGGCTGGTCGAACCGTGGAACCGGGTGGCCGCCAAGGCCGAACGCTGGACCGGGCAGACCCTGCCGGTCTCCGCCGCCTCCCGTGAGGCCGCCGCCCGCATCACCGAACGGTTCGCCGCCACCTACGAACTCGGCACCTTCAGCCTCGGCCGGGCGGCGGAGACACTCGCCGAACAGCTGGGCCGACTGGACCGCTGGGAAGTGACCGACGCGCAGGCCGGCGACTTCTTCCACCAGGTGCGGACCGTCCTGCGCGGCGCCGCCCCCATCCTGATCGACCTCGCCGAACGCGCCGGCGTCGACACCCGGCTGACACGGGACGACCCGACGACCGAGATCACCGTGGGCCGGCTGCCGCGGCTGGACGGCGAGGCGATGTAG
- a CDS encoding cupin domain-containing protein — MEIRRLDRANLTPAYGIEGERLQPWDALNAPFEGAWCVVRAGGESTPHSHHEYEIFIALSGRAALVVDGAEREFAAGDIVHLPPGCDHKVVNGSAEDFEYYGIWWDTDMSESFLTRHQKESTA, encoded by the coding sequence ATGGAGATCCGTCGACTGGACCGCGCCAATCTGACCCCCGCCTACGGCATCGAGGGCGAACGCCTGCAGCCCTGGGACGCGCTCAACGCCCCCTTCGAGGGCGCCTGGTGCGTGGTCCGGGCCGGGGGTGAGTCCACCCCGCACAGCCACCACGAGTACGAGATCTTCATCGCGCTGAGCGGCCGTGCCGCCCTGGTCGTGGACGGCGCCGAGCGCGAGTTCGCCGCCGGCGACATCGTCCACCTGCCGCCGGGCTGCGACCACAAGGTGGTCAACGGCTCCGCCGAGGACTTCGAGTACTACGGCATCTGGTGGGACACCGACATGTCGGAAAGCTTCCTGACCCGCCATCAGAAGGAGAGCACAGCATGA
- a CDS encoding lysine N(6)-hydroxylase/L-ornithine N(5)-oxygenase family protein, which translates to MTNHEVEVLAIGAGPSNLALAVAIEESGATGLASDTLILEQHHDVVWQRNLLLPFARSQVSFVKDLVTLRNPQSRFSFLSFLHAKGRLDEFVNLGTFNPFRREISEYLQWVANSLDHVGVRYNSRAQSVAPRKADDGTVIGWRVTLTDGDTVDARDLVVGTGRDANIPAEFAGLPHDRLIHSTQYSTRIAQYPIDRPVRVVVIGAAQSAAEMFVAVHQDLPLSQPTLVHRSIGLMNYQTSKFVNELFFPSFIDEFHGSSPDARKQILDEVHLTNYAGLAAPFLDEMYMKLYEQKLTGSQRSAVRSMTEVIAAREEDGEVVLELRDRRTGRVEILRCDLVLLGTGYDQRMPAMVRSLADQVGVDQVEVNRRYRVDLGEARAGLYLQGFNERTHGISDSLLSVLAQRSHEITTDLLDRRSVGATTGVR; encoded by the coding sequence ATGACTAACCACGAGGTCGAGGTCCTGGCGATCGGCGCCGGCCCCTCCAACCTGGCCCTGGCGGTGGCGATCGAGGAGTCCGGCGCGACCGGGCTGGCGTCCGACACGCTGATACTGGAGCAGCACCACGACGTGGTGTGGCAGCGCAACCTGCTGCTGCCGTTCGCCCGCAGCCAGGTCTCCTTCGTCAAGGACCTGGTGACGCTGCGCAACCCCCAGAGCCGGTTCTCCTTCCTCTCCTTCCTGCACGCCAAGGGCCGGCTCGACGAGTTCGTCAACCTCGGCACCTTCAACCCCTTCCGCCGGGAGATCTCCGAGTACCTGCAGTGGGTGGCCAACTCCCTGGACCACGTGGGAGTCCGCTACAACTCCCGGGCCCAGAGCGTGGCCCCGCGCAAGGCCGACGACGGCACCGTGATCGGCTGGCGCGTCACCCTGACCGACGGCGACACCGTGGACGCCCGCGACCTGGTGGTCGGCACCGGCCGCGACGCCAACATCCCCGCGGAGTTCGCCGGCCTGCCGCACGACCGGCTGATCCACAGCACCCAGTACTCCACCCGTATCGCCCAGTACCCGATCGACCGCCCGGTACGGGTGGTGGTGATCGGTGCCGCGCAGAGCGCCGCCGAGATGTTCGTCGCCGTCCACCAGGACCTGCCGCTCAGTCAGCCGACCCTGGTGCACCGCTCGATCGGCCTGATGAACTACCAGACCAGCAAGTTCGTCAACGAGCTGTTCTTCCCGTCCTTCATCGACGAGTTCCACGGCAGCTCCCCGGACGCCCGCAAGCAGATCCTGGACGAGGTCCACCTCACCAACTACGCGGGTCTGGCGGCGCCGTTCCTGGACGAGATGTACATGAAGCTCTACGAGCAGAAGCTGACGGGCTCGCAGCGCTCCGCCGTCCGGTCGATGACCGAGGTGATCGCGGCCCGCGAGGAGGACGGCGAGGTCGTCCTCGAACTGCGCGACCGCAGGACCGGCCGCGTCGAGATCCTCCGCTGCGACCTGGTCCTGCTCGGCACCGGCTACGACCAGCGCATGCCCGCGATGGTCCGCAGTCTGGCCGACCAGGTGGGCGTCGACCAGGTCGAGGTGAACCGCCGCTACCGGGTGGACCTCGGCGAGGCACGCGCCGGTCTCTATCTGCAGGGCTTCAACGAGCGCACCCACGGCATCTCCGACTCGCTGCTGAGCGTGCTCGCACAACGCTCGCACGAGATCACCACCGACCTGCTGGACCGCCGCAGCGTCGGCGCCACGACCGGGGTCCGCTGA
- a CDS encoding helix-turn-helix domain-containing protein yields MGRPEKPVDAAGGAVADFAGRLRRLRIEAGSPTYRDMAKSAMYSASVLSSAANGHRLPTLQVALAYVAACDGDREEWRRRWLAAAGSGVPVTPPRPAAPPPSEAAAGAVPPDPQGPTPTLPKPFQLPPRPQGSAGRAEELARLAAAPAGPVLISGPIGVGKSELALQHAHDLAPDMVDGQLYAVVGPVPEGGYDVSSLIGGFLAALGVPEERIPATVDQRAGLYRSLLAQRRVLVLLENVHCERQVRPLLVDSSTSTTVVVSRSSLLGLRDVQRVRLEPLPRADSVALIARGLPERAQADPASADRLAELCGDLPLALDIATRKLLARPELSLRGAVGRLDRPEALLDWLSVGDLSMREILNSAHVQLGDPASDLLDRLANLPQPELRGDESILAGADQLIDELVEAGMLRTTERFGSYRLDPLARAFVADRDPAHNLLPRRSVPFPRIRPRAESRQLT; encoded by the coding sequence ATGGGGAGACCGGAGAAACCGGTGGACGCCGCGGGCGGAGCGGTCGCGGACTTCGCCGGCCGGCTGCGCCGACTACGGATCGAGGCCGGCAGTCCGACGTACCGGGACATGGCCAAGTCCGCCATGTACTCGGCCTCGGTCCTGTCCAGCGCGGCGAACGGGCACCGGCTGCCCACGCTGCAGGTCGCCCTGGCGTATGTGGCCGCCTGCGACGGTGACCGTGAGGAATGGCGCCGGCGCTGGCTGGCGGCGGCCGGCAGCGGGGTCCCGGTGACGCCACCGCGCCCCGCCGCGCCGCCGCCCTCCGAAGCGGCGGCCGGGGCCGTACCCCCGGACCCGCAGGGCCCGACGCCGACCCTGCCGAAGCCCTTCCAACTGCCGCCCCGCCCGCAGGGATCGGCGGGCCGCGCCGAGGAACTGGCCCGGCTCGCCGCCGCCCCGGCCGGTCCGGTGCTGATCAGCGGCCCGATCGGTGTCGGAAAGAGCGAACTGGCCCTGCAGCACGCGCACGACCTGGCCCCCGACATGGTGGACGGCCAGCTCTACGCCGTCGTCGGCCCGGTGCCCGAGGGAGGGTACGACGTGTCCTCCCTGATCGGCGGCTTCCTCGCGGCCCTCGGGGTGCCCGAGGAGCGAATACCGGCGACGGTGGACCAACGGGCCGGGCTCTACCGCTCGTTGCTCGCCCAGCGCAGGGTGCTCGTCCTGCTGGAGAACGTGCACTGCGAGCGGCAGGTCCGCCCGCTGCTGGTCGACTCCTCCACCAGCACCACCGTCGTCGTCAGCCGCTCCTCGCTGCTCGGCCTGCGCGACGTCCAGCGGGTCCGGCTGGAGCCGCTGCCGCGCGCCGACTCCGTCGCCCTGATCGCCCGGGGACTGCCGGAGCGCGCCCAGGCCGACCCGGCGAGCGCCGACCGGTTGGCCGAACTCTGCGGCGACCTGCCGCTGGCGCTGGACATCGCCACCCGCAAGCTGCTCGCCCGTCCCGAACTGTCGCTGCGCGGCGCCGTGGGCCGGCTGGACCGCCCGGAGGCGCTGCTGGACTGGCTGAGCGTCGGTGACCTCTCCATGCGCGAGATCCTCAACTCGGCCCACGTCCAACTCGGCGACCCGGCCTCGGACCTGCTCGACCGGCTGGCGAACCTGCCGCAGCCGGAGCTGCGGGGCGACGAATCAATCCTGGCCGGAGCCGATCAATTGATCGACGAGTTGGTCGAGGCAGGCATGCTCCGGACCACCGAACGGTTCGGCTCGTACCGGCTCGACCCCCTGGCGCGGGCCTTCGTCGCCGACCGCGATCCGGCCCACAACCTGCTGCCTCGTCGTTCGGTGCCGTTCCCCCGCATCCGGCCCAGGGCGGAGTCCCGGCAGCTGACCTGA
- a CDS encoding isocitrate lyase/PEP mutase family protein, which produces MANNQQVKAVLLRELHEKGVLVLPNAWDAGSAALIAQGGAKAIATTSGGVSWSAGKPDQQALTRDEMTTLVRRIVDAVDVPVTADIEGGYGAAPEDVAETVTAMIGAGVVGVNLEDSKPSGELFSAEEQAARIRAARQAAERAGLPELVINLRTDVFLFQIGAPEGRQADVLARATACAEAGADVLFVPGLLDLTVIAELVKGQPLPVNVMAGPGAPTVAEFEAVGVRRVSVGTAIAQAAYTVAQRAAAEMVGKGTYDVLADALDFGAVNSSFSR; this is translated from the coding sequence ATGGCGAACAACCAGCAGGTCAAGGCCGTCCTCCTCCGCGAACTGCACGAGAAGGGCGTACTGGTGCTGCCGAACGCCTGGGACGCCGGCAGCGCGGCGCTCATCGCCCAGGGCGGCGCCAAGGCCATCGCCACCACCAGCGGCGGCGTGTCCTGGTCGGCGGGCAAGCCCGACCAGCAGGCCCTCACCCGCGACGAGATGACGACCCTGGTGCGCCGCATCGTCGACGCCGTGGACGTCCCGGTGACCGCCGACATCGAGGGTGGGTACGGAGCCGCCCCCGAGGACGTGGCGGAGACCGTCACCGCCATGATCGGGGCGGGCGTCGTCGGCGTGAACCTGGAGGACTCCAAGCCGAGCGGCGAGCTGTTCTCGGCCGAGGAGCAGGCGGCCAGGATCCGTGCCGCGCGGCAGGCCGCGGAGCGCGCCGGGCTGCCCGAGCTGGTGATCAACCTGCGCACCGACGTCTTCCTCTTCCAGATCGGCGCGCCCGAGGGCCGGCAGGCCGACGTACTGGCCCGCGCCACGGCCTGCGCCGAAGCCGGGGCGGACGTCCTGTTCGTGCCGGGCCTGCTCGACCTCACGGTGATCGCCGAGCTGGTCAAGGGCCAGCCGCTGCCGGTCAACGTGATGGCCGGGCCGGGCGCGCCGACGGTGGCGGAGTTCGAGGCGGTCGGCGTACGCCGGGTCAGCGTCGGCACCGCCATCGCCCAGGCCGCCTACACGGTGGCCCAGCGGGCCGCCGCCGAGATGGTCGGCAAGGGCACGTACGACGTGCTGGCCGACGCGCTCGACTTCGGCGCGGTGAACAGCAGCTTCAGCCGCTGA